A genomic window from Glycine soja cultivar W05 chromosome 10, ASM419377v2, whole genome shotgun sequence includes:
- the LOC114369311 gene encoding uncharacterized protein LOC114369311 isoform X2, with translation MYKVADGRYSLSCFDVDFEYEEKDLDDKTMTSKGVDDQTPPAVVNQGRIDWSPMMDQFFVELMVDQVCKGNKIGTTFRRKAWVDMTESFNKRFLCHYGRIVLRNRFNVLRRHYCSINVLLGKEGFIWDKTQHKVVADEQVWRKCIRVHHNFRLYKIKSMPFYSGMCIVCRNDVTAGCKSNLENESSGGNNSVPDTQLPNADKGASNLEKESSWGNNFVPDTHPLPNADKGASDIGGENNFTRETQPLPNADKEVLHIGGEENSARETQSLAIADNQALQHVGKNVPGHLKRHQPKMPPTLNESKKAREHIAVAVTSLTQKAKKEDNFSVDNVIRVLQAIPDLDDDLILDACDFLEDETRGRMFLALAAPLRKKWLLRKLRSQ, from the exons AAAAAGATTTGGATGACAAGACTATGACTAGTAAAGGAGTGGATGATCAAACTCCCCCAGCAGTTGTTAATCAAGGTAGAATTGACTGGTCTCCAATGATGGACCaattttttgttgaacttatggtGGACCAGGTGTGTAAAGGGAACAAGATTGGCACTACATTCAGGAGGAAAGCATGGGTAGACATGACAGAATCATTTAACAAACGATTTTTATGTCATTATGGTAGAATTGTCTTGAGAAACCGTTTTAATGTCCTGAGAAGGCATTACTGTTCTATAAATGTTCTCCTTGGCAAAGAAGGCTTTATTTGGGATAAGACACAGCACAAGGTTGTGGCTGATGAACAAGTATGGCGAAAATGCATCAGG GTACATCACAACTTCCGGctctataaaattaaaagcatGCCTTTTTATTCCGGCATGTGCATAGTATGTCGTAATGATGTTACTGCAGGTTGCAAGTCAAATCTTGAAAATGAATCTTCTGGGGGCAATAACTCTGTCCCAGATACTCAGCTACCTAATGCAGATAAAGGAGCATCAAATCTTGAAAAGGAATCTTCTTGGGGCAATAACTTTGTCCCAGATACTCATCCACTACCTAATGCAGATAAAGGAGCATCAGATATAGGtggtgaaaataattttaccaGAGAAACTCAGCCTCTGCCTAATGCAGATAAAGAAGTGTTGCATATTGGTGGTGAGGAGAACTCTGCAAGAGAAACTCAGTCTCTTGCTATTGCAGATAATCAAGCATTACAACATGTTGGAAAAAATGTTCCTGGTCACCTAAAAAGGCATCAACCTAAGATGCCCCCAACCTTGAATGAGTCTAAGAAGGCAAGAGAGCATATAGCTGTTGCAGTAACATCACTAACCcagaaagcaaagaaagaagATAATTTTTCTGTAGATAATGTTATCAGGGTGCTTCAGGCTATACCAGACCTGGATGATGATTTAATATTAGATGCCTGTGATTTTTTGGAAGATGAGACAAGAGGGAGGATGTTTCTGGCACTGGCTGCTCCTTTGAGAAAGAAATGGTTATTGAGAAAGCTTCGTTCGCAGTGA